Proteins encoded by one window of Winogradskyella sp. PG-2:
- a CDS encoding glycosidase — protein sequence MEDATKNMEAQFNGVMLNAYPDSIGEKLSDTIRMLQMPEFKDAFSLFYILPTFFNSDLDRGFSIVDYNLNEELVSEDDLEALDRLNIMLKFDIVLNHLSIGSPQFKDLLKHGEKSKYKDFFINWNSFWKENGTMNDKGIIIPDEVFLNKLFMRKSGLPILNVVFPDGSEQPYWNTFYQKVNYNKLSSEDLKSVSGLTTSQSESIINRVNEKVDELMSFNDLDLGENNIFQPAVIQILKRNRSYLGQMDVNAKSELVWSFYEETLAKLKRFGCKILRLDAFAYLHKAVGESNFFNTPGTWNHLERIKKIADENELILLPEIHAEYGSSLHDEVAKKGFQIYDFFLPGLMIHTLEKKSSTALLNWAQEIEDKNYHVVNMLGCHDGIPVLDLKGKDVNGNYCKGLLEDSEIEDVMSIIIERGGKVKNLYGPTGKKISYYQVNATFFSALGEDPQKLVLARAIQLFMPGIPQIWYLDIFEGKNNYNAVDKAGEGGHKEINRTTLKIEDIEKALLSEPVLKQLDLIRLRNTHRAFQGNITINQSKPSTIDFLWENNQDFARLKVDLNLLIFDISYSK from the coding sequence ATGGAGGATGCGACTAAGAATATGGAAGCCCAATTTAATGGTGTAATGCTTAATGCATATCCAGATAGTATTGGAGAAAAATTAAGCGATACAATTAGAATGCTTCAAATGCCAGAGTTTAAAGATGCTTTTTCTTTGTTCTATATTTTGCCAACTTTTTTTAATAGTGATTTAGATAGAGGCTTTTCTATAGTAGATTATAATCTTAACGAAGAATTAGTTTCTGAAGATGATTTAGAAGCATTAGATAGATTAAATATTATGCTGAAATTTGATATTGTTTTAAATCATCTATCAATAGGTTCGCCACAGTTTAAAGATCTTTTAAAGCATGGTGAAAAATCTAAATACAAAGATTTTTTTATTAATTGGAATTCATTCTGGAAAGAAAACGGAACGATGAATGACAAGGGTATTATAATACCAGATGAGGTATTTTTGAATAAGCTTTTTATGAGAAAATCAGGATTACCAATACTAAATGTAGTTTTTCCTGATGGTTCCGAACAACCATACTGGAATACGTTTTATCAAAAAGTAAACTATAACAAACTTAGTAGTGAAGACTTAAAATCTGTAAGTGGATTAACGACTTCTCAGTCCGAATCTATTATAAATAGGGTCAATGAGAAAGTTGATGAATTAATGAGCTTTAACGATTTGGATTTAGGTGAAAATAATATATTTCAACCTGCTGTAATTCAAATTTTAAAAAGGAATAGATCATATCTAGGTCAAATGGATGTGAATGCAAAATCCGAGTTGGTTTGGTCTTTTTATGAAGAAACTCTTGCCAAATTAAAAAGATTTGGTTGTAAGATTTTAAGACTTGACGCTTTTGCTTACCTACATAAAGCTGTAGGTGAGTCTAACTTTTTTAATACTCCTGGTACTTGGAATCATTTAGAAAGAATTAAGAAGATTGCAGATGAAAATGAATTAATTCTATTGCCAGAAATCCATGCGGAATATGGTTCTTCTCTCCATGATGAAGTTGCAAAAAAAGGTTTTCAGATTTACGATTTTTTCTTACCTGGATTAATGATTCATACTTTAGAAAAAAAGTCAAGTACAGCACTTTTAAATTGGGCTCAGGAAATAGAAGATAAGAATTATCACGTTGTAAATATGTTGGGCTGTCACGATGGGATTCCAGTATTAGATCTAAAAGGAAAAGATGTAAACGGTAATTATTGTAAGGGATTATTAGAGGATAGTGAGATTGAAGATGTTATGAGTATAATCATAGAACGTGGAGGTAAGGTTAAGAATTTATATGGTCCAACCGGAAAGAAAATTTCTTATTATCAAGTTAACGCTACTTTCTTTAGTGCACTGGGAGAGGATCCTCAAAAATTAGTATTGGCTAGAGCAATACAATTATTTATGCCAGGTATTCCACAAATTTGGTATTTAGATATTTTTGAAGGTAAAAATAATTATAACGCTGTTGATAAAGCTGGTGAAGGAGGTCACAAAGAAATTAATCGTACAACATTAAAGATTGAAGACATAGAAAAAGCACTTCTAAGTGAACCAGTTTTAAAGCAATTAGATTTGATAAGGTTAAGAAATACGCATAGAGCATTTCAAGGTAATATTACTATTAATCAAAGTAAACCATCTACAATTGATTTTCTTTGGGAGAATAACCAGGATTTTGCGAGACTAAAAGTAGATTTAAATCTATTGATTTTTGATATTAGTTATTCCAAATAA
- a CDS encoding type III pantothenate kinase, giving the protein MNLIVDVGNTYVKFAIYIKAELIYKTSFKLSELKKEYKLLKKDFPKLKSAIISSVGRLSNKQIEVIGDDLKVVELNSKTKVPFNNLYKTPKTLGVDRVALVSASVDQFPDENVLIIDAGTCITYDFITDKNDYLGGAISPGIRLRYKTLNNLTANLPLLDTNQPKTIIGDSTESSIHSGVVFGVIKEIDGVIDQYLQEYPDLTVILTGGDAKFLSNQLKNSIFANSNFLLEGLNFILDYNKK; this is encoded by the coding sequence ATGAATCTTATCGTTGATGTTGGAAATACCTATGTAAAGTTTGCCATTTATATAAAGGCAGAGTTAATTTATAAAACGAGTTTTAAACTTTCAGAGTTAAAAAAAGAATATAAATTATTGAAAAAGGATTTTCCTAAATTAAAATCTGCTATTATTTCTTCTGTAGGACGTTTGTCTAATAAGCAAATAGAAGTTATTGGTGACGACTTAAAAGTTGTAGAATTAAATTCTAAAACAAAAGTCCCTTTTAATAACTTATATAAAACACCAAAAACTTTAGGAGTAGACCGTGTAGCATTAGTTAGTGCATCTGTTGACCAGTTTCCTGATGAAAATGTATTAATTATAGACGCAGGTACATGTATTACCTACGATTTTATAACCGATAAGAATGACTATTTAGGAGGAGCAATTTCACCAGGAATTAGATTGAGATATAAAACTCTTAATAATTTAACAGCAAATCTCCCGTTATTAGATACTAACCAACCAAAAACAATAATTGGAGACTCTACAGAATCATCGATTCATTCTGGTGTTGTATTTGGTGTTATTAAAGAAATTGATGGTGTTATCGACCAATATCTTCAAGAATACCCAGATTTAACAGTTATTTTAACAGGAGGCGATGCTAAATTTTTGTCAAACCAATTAAAAAATAGCATATTTGCGAATTCAAATTTCCTATTGGAAGGTTTGAATTTTATTCTAGATTATAACAAAAAATAA
- a CDS encoding outer membrane protein transport protein, whose protein sequence is MIKRLIVICITIISSSVYGQTGTASPYSFYGIGSLKFKGTVENRSMGGISVYLDSIHINLRNPAAYAGKNLNGLNFDGESRPVKFSIAGTASNSTLKSNSGEAKTNSSTVDYLAMSVPIGKFGFGFGLLPYTSVGYKLDDFNDDDRLLNRYFGEGGINKVFAGFGYQISDKLSIGVDFNYNFGNIQNAAIGVGYTPEGDPVDYQTRELNRSDLSGLNFNFGFAYKTMVSDKLELSATATYSPESKLNSENRRAFSTVTLDGTTFDVTSIRNTIDVDLGALDLETSKLTLPSTLSFGAGLGKPKSWFVGAEYTLQNTSDFSNPIFNNEISAFENASQFAVGGFFIPDYNAFSGYYKRIVYRAGFNFANTGLVIKDESIKEFGISFGLGLPVGNRSLFSNANLGLEFGQRGTTNKNLIQENFVNLNVSLSLNSRWFKQRKYN, encoded by the coding sequence ATGATAAAACGTCTCATTGTAATTTGTATTACAATTATTAGTTCTAGTGTTTATGGCCAAACCGGAACAGCATCTCCATACTCTTTTTATGGTATAGGTAGTCTTAAGTTTAAAGGGACTGTAGAAAATAGAAGTATGGGAGGAATTAGTGTGTATTTAGATAGTATACACATAAACCTTAGGAATCCTGCGGCTTATGCAGGTAAAAATCTAAATGGATTAAATTTTGATGGCGAAAGTAGACCAGTGAAATTTTCAATTGCTGGTACCGCTTCAAATTCTACATTAAAGAGTAACTCAGGCGAAGCAAAGACAAATAGTTCTACTGTCGATTATTTAGCCATGTCTGTACCAATTGGAAAATTTGGTTTTGGTTTTGGACTATTGCCTTATACTTCTGTAGGATATAAACTCGATGATTTTAATGATGATGACAGATTGTTAAATCGTTACTTTGGGGAAGGAGGAATTAATAAAGTGTTTGCTGGTTTCGGTTATCAAATATCAGATAAATTAAGTATTGGGGTAGATTTTAATTATAATTTCGGAAATATCCAAAATGCAGCAATTGGTGTTGGTTATACTCCAGAAGGTGATCCGGTAGATTATCAAACAAGAGAGCTTAATAGATCTGATTTAAGTGGATTAAATTTTAATTTTGGGTTTGCATATAAAACGATGGTTTCGGATAAATTAGAATTATCGGCAACAGCAACATATTCTCCAGAGAGCAAGCTTAATTCTGAAAATAGAAGAGCCTTTTCAACAGTGACACTAGATGGAACTACATTTGATGTTACAAGTATAAGAAATACCATAGATGTAGATTTAGGTGCTTTAGACCTTGAAACTTCTAAATTAACTTTACCTTCAACTTTATCTTTTGGTGCAGGTTTAGGGAAACCAAAATCATGGTTTGTAGGTGCTGAGTATACATTACAGAATACAAGTGATTTTTCTAACCCTATATTTAATAATGAAATTTCTGCCTTTGAGAATGCGTCACAATTTGCTGTAGGTGGATTCTTTATTCCAGATTATAACGCTTTTTCAGGTTACTATAAACGTATAGTATACAGAGCAGGTTTTAACTTTGCGAATACAGGTTTAGTAATAAAAGATGAATCAATTAAGGAGTTTGGCATATCTTTTGGTTTAGGTTTACCAGTTGGAAATCGCAGTTTATTTTCTAATGCTAATTTAGGTTTAGAATTTGGACAACGAGGAACAACTAATAAAAACTTAATCCAAGAGAATTTTGTAAACTTAAATGTAAGTTTATCTTTAAACTCTAGATGGTTTAAACAAAGGAAGTATAACTAA
- a CDS encoding tetratricopeptide repeat protein yields the protein MKTRITTLLLALFVSFNVGFAQQDEECMNNLSIFDSYVKSKKYDDAYGPWKIVRNKCPRFNRAIYAHGEKILKHKIENSTGADQIAHINDLMLLFDQSREHFASKYDLGEILIDKANLSYKYKKELGKTNDQLYNMFDDAAQKDPKNFTNAKGLYTYFSLIVDLFDGGKKEAQQMFDKYDDVIEMIEAIETTYTEKLNKLVSKEEAGTDLTKKELKYKKNYEANLKAFETVKSSMDQKLGKRATCEVLVPLYQKDFEENKNNGVWLQRAMNRMYAKGCKEDPLFLKLVEQKNSIEPSADTAYYLYLLTDEQKYLDQTISLSTDPLRKAKLYKGLANDLKSKGRYGKARQYYNEALKLNPSDGSPYLAIAAMYAKSANNCGDSNFNKRAVFWLAANTAERAGRVDGRLRSAAARTATSYRTSAPSKSDIFSAGNKGQTIKIGCWIQRSVKVPG from the coding sequence ATGAAGACGAGAATTACTACACTGCTACTGGCACTTTTTGTGAGTTTCAACGTAGGTTTTGCTCAGCAAGATGAGGAATGTATGAACAATCTATCAATTTTTGATAGCTATGTAAAAAGCAAGAAATACGATGATGCTTATGGACCATGGAAAATTGTGCGTAACAAATGTCCAAGATTTAACAGAGCTATTTATGCTCATGGAGAAAAGATATTAAAGCACAAGATTGAAAACTCTACTGGAGCAGATCAAATAGCACATATCAATGATTTAATGTTATTGTTCGATCAAAGTAGAGAGCATTTTGCTTCTAAATATGATCTTGGTGAAATTTTAATTGATAAAGCTAACTTATCATATAAGTACAAAAAAGAACTAGGTAAGACTAATGATCAATTGTATAACATGTTCGATGATGCTGCTCAGAAGGATCCTAAAAACTTCACTAACGCTAAAGGGCTTTATACGTATTTCTCACTTATAGTTGATCTGTTTGATGGTGGTAAAAAAGAAGCTCAACAAATGTTCGATAAGTACGATGATGTTATTGAAATGATAGAGGCTATAGAGACGACTTATACAGAAAAGTTAAATAAATTAGTATCTAAAGAAGAAGCAGGGACTGATCTTACAAAGAAAGAGTTGAAGTACAAGAAAAATTACGAAGCTAATTTGAAAGCATTTGAGACCGTAAAATCTAGTATGGATCAAAAGCTTGGTAAGAGAGCAACTTGTGAGGTTTTAGTACCATTATATCAAAAAGATTTCGAAGAGAATAAAAATAACGGTGTTTGGTTACAACGTGCAATGAACAGAATGTACGCTAAAGGTTGTAAAGAAGATCCTTTATTCTTAAAGTTAGTAGAACAAAAGAATAGTATAGAGCCTAGCGCAGATACAGCATACTACCTTTATTTACTTACTGACGAACAAAAATATTTAGATCAAACAATTTCTTTGTCAACAGATCCTTTAAGAAAGGCAAAACTTTACAAGGGATTGGCTAATGATCTTAAATCTAAAGGTAGATATGGTAAAGCAAGACAATATTATAACGAAGCTTTAAAATTAAATCCTTCAGATGGTTCTCCTTATTTAGCAATTGCCGCTATGTACGCGAAGAGTGCTAACAATTGTGGAGATAGTAACTTTAATAAGAGAGCTGTATTCTGGTTAGCAGCTAATACTGCAGAAAGAGCAGGTAGAGTAGATGGACGTTTAAGGTCTGCAGCAGCAAGAACTGCTACGAGTTATAGAACTAGTGCTCCATCTAAATCAGACATTTTCTCTGCAGGAAACAAAGGGCAAACCATTAAAATTGGATGTTGGATTCAGCGTTCAGTTAAGGTCCCAGGTTAA
- the lptC gene encoding LPS export ABC transporter periplasmic protein LptC, translating into MIKKKLHIIKNIVTAIAVTMFFSCNNDFDEVQKVGILQNQPIGEAENIDLKYTELKNDTVKLQANLISPKMLDYSNRDFAFSEFPDGLKLKIYDDDNNMTTITSRYAIFYSETDLIDLRGNVVIATYTKDTLFTEQLYYSEKMEWVFTNQPFYYKQTIGFTKGNGFDADKDFNNFQMLEMGGDFELDN; encoded by the coding sequence ATGATAAAAAAGAAATTACATATCATAAAAAACATAGTCACAGCAATTGCTGTGACTATGTTTTTTTCATGTAATAATGATTTTGATGAAGTTCAGAAGGTTGGTATACTTCAAAATCAACCAATTGGTGAAGCCGAAAACATTGATTTAAAATATACGGAACTTAAGAATGATACCGTAAAGCTTCAAGCCAACCTAATTAGTCCCAAGATGCTAGATTATTCAAATAGGGATTTTGCGTTTTCTGAATTTCCAGACGGTCTTAAGCTTAAGATTTACGATGATGATAATAATATGACTACGATCACATCACGATATGCTATATTCTATTCAGAAACAGATCTAATCGACTTAAGGGGTAATGTGGTTATTGCAACGTACACAAAAGACACCTTATTTACAGAACAGCTTTATTATAGTGAAAAAATGGAATGGGTGTTTACCAATCAACCATTTTACTATAAGCAAACTATAGGATTTACAAAAGGAAATGGATTCGACGCTGATAAAGATTTTAATAACTTCCAGATGTTAGAAATGGGAGGAGATTTTGAACTCGATAATTGA
- a CDS encoding hemolysin family protein: MTVDIIIIITTLILSAFFSGMEIAYVSSNKIHIELEKKQGDFLGRILDKLTAKPSKYIATMLIGNNIALVIYGFKMGDVLVQWFQSILPSDNSVLIFLLDDWQLLTQTVISTLVILVTAEFLPKVFFQIYANTLLKVLALPTYICYIIFSWVSDFVLWISDAVLKYIFKASGEDVALAMTKVELGNYISEQMESVEDHEDVDSEIQIFQNALEFSEVKAREVMVPRTEITAVDISESIENLSQLFIETGRTKIIVYKNNIDDILGYVHAFELFKKPKTIKSIIIPIGFVPETILVKDVLNILTKKRRSMAVVIDEYGGTSGIMTVEDIIEELFGEIEDEHDTIEMIEEQTSESSFKFSARLEVDYINETYKLNLPESENYETLGGLIVNATEEIPQENEDVQIDNFKFTIAEVSSTKIDVVLLKILEVD; encoded by the coding sequence ATGACTGTAGATATAATCATTATTATAACTACACTGATACTTTCTGCCTTTTTTTCGGGTATGGAAATAGCTTATGTTTCATCCAATAAAATTCATATAGAATTAGAGAAGAAACAAGGTGATTTTTTAGGGAGAATTCTAGATAAACTTACAGCAAAACCATCTAAATATATTGCTACTATGCTTATTGGTAATAATATAGCCTTAGTTATTTATGGTTTTAAAATGGGTGATGTCTTGGTGCAATGGTTTCAATCCATTTTACCTTCAGATAATAGTGTGCTTATATTTTTGTTAGATGATTGGCAGCTTTTAACTCAAACCGTAATCTCTACTCTTGTTATTCTGGTAACTGCGGAGTTTTTACCTAAAGTATTCTTTCAAATCTATGCAAATACATTATTGAAGGTTTTAGCTTTACCTACATACATATGTTATATCATTTTTTCTTGGGTTTCGGATTTTGTACTATGGATTTCCGATGCTGTTTTAAAATATATATTTAAAGCTTCTGGAGAAGATGTCGCTTTAGCTATGACCAAAGTTGAATTAGGGAATTATATAAGCGAACAAATGGAATCTGTTGAAGACCATGAGGATGTAGATAGTGAGATTCAAATTTTTCAGAATGCGCTAGAATTTTCAGAAGTGAAAGCACGAGAAGTTATGGTACCTCGTACAGAAATCACTGCAGTTGATATTTCTGAGTCTATTGAAAACTTAAGTCAATTGTTTATTGAAACTGGTAGGACAAAAATTATTGTTTACAAAAATAATATTGATGATATCTTAGGTTATGTACATGCATTTGAGTTATTTAAAAAACCTAAAACAATAAAATCAATCATCATTCCGATTGGTTTTGTTCCAGAAACTATACTAGTTAAAGACGTACTGAATATTCTGACTAAAAAACGTAGAAGTATGGCTGTAGTTATAGATGAGTATGGCGGAACTTCCGGCATAATGACTGTTGAAGATATTATAGAAGAGTTATTTGGAGAAATTGAAGATGAGCATGATACTATAGAAATGATTGAAGAACAAACGAGTGAAAGTTCGTTTAAATTTTCTGCACGCCTAGAGGTAGATTATATTAATGAAACTTACAAGCTAAATCTTCCGGAAAGTGAAAACTATGAAACTTTAGGAGGTCTAATTGTTAATGCTACTGAAGAAATTCCTCAAGAAAATGAAGATGTGCAAATAGATAATTTTAAGTTTACAATCGCAGAGGTATCTTCAACAAAAATAGATGTAGTTCTTTTAAAAATACTCGAAGTAGATTAG
- a CDS encoding SurA N-terminal domain-containing protein, with the protein MAVLNKIRQRSLILILVIALALFSFVIGDLFKNSDALTGGAQDVVATINGKDINRTDFQQKVKNYQDRSGGRQTSTQSMNAIYNQELRKIVLQSEFDELGLSVEKDEMRDLLKTSFSSYPEFQDENGLFDVNKLNGFIANLKDLQGANPDTAPLGNFLVNYDSWTNNEQTIAANAVQQTYYNMIKAGVGTTIAEAEDDYFGDSKTVDVRYVQVPYTSIADSLVEVTKSDIKAYMKDHEEKFKADASREVVYVEFKEEASKADEDKIKADLLDLKNDKVEYNKVSKLNDTIPGLNNVKDVEEFVNSYSDVKYDNSFWRAAQLPAVAKDTLMKLSVGDYFGPYKEGEYYNLSKVIATKQLPDSVKVRHILIPFAGGQRADASITKTPEQAKTTADSILAQINSGKRFMDLLELSSDKVSNESDGEIEFAYNAGMAPEFKAFSFDNKIGDVDVVGTSFGYHVIEILEQKSFSKTVQLATIADKIEPSDQTLSDVFNKMSKFEIAAKDADFNELAQERELTVKPITFKELDENIPGLGSQREVVRWSFDDDTDVGDYKNFAISNFGFIVAKVIEKKEEGLMSVEDASITAIPEIRKEKKAKMIRDKISATTLADISKNQGQGTRTASAVTLKNTTLSGAGVEPKVVGAVFGLAEGATSKPIDGDKGVYVVEVTKINEATKLDNYSAIMSRLSTERRNAVQTKVYQALEKAADIEDNRAKTVY; encoded by the coding sequence ATGGCAGTTTTAAATAAAATTAGACAACGTTCACTGATACTGATATTAGTAATCGCATTAGCATTATTTTCATTTGTAATTGGTGATTTATTCAAAAATTCTGATGCCTTAACTGGTGGTGCACAAGATGTTGTTGCTACTATTAATGGAAAAGATATTAATCGTACAGATTTTCAACAAAAGGTGAAAAACTATCAGGATAGATCTGGTGGAAGACAGACGTCTACACAGTCTATGAATGCGATTTATAATCAAGAGCTACGTAAAATTGTTTTACAATCAGAATTTGACGAATTAGGATTGTCTGTAGAGAAAGATGAAATGAGAGATTTATTGAAGACCAGTTTTTCTTCTTATCCAGAATTTCAAGATGAGAATGGTCTTTTTGATGTAAATAAATTAAACGGTTTTATCGCTAACTTAAAAGATTTACAAGGTGCTAATCCAGATACAGCCCCTTTAGGAAACTTCTTGGTGAATTATGATAGTTGGACTAATAATGAGCAAACAATTGCTGCAAATGCTGTTCAACAAACGTATTACAATATGATAAAAGCTGGAGTTGGTACAACGATAGCTGAAGCTGAAGATGATTATTTTGGTGACTCTAAGACTGTAGATGTTCGTTATGTACAAGTCCCTTATACAAGTATAGCAGATAGTTTAGTTGAGGTGACTAAAAGCGATATAAAAGCTTACATGAAAGACCACGAAGAAAAATTCAAAGCGGATGCTTCTAGAGAAGTAGTTTATGTTGAATTTAAAGAGGAGGCGTCTAAAGCTGATGAAGATAAAATTAAAGCAGACTTGCTAGATTTAAAAAACGATAAAGTAGAATATAACAAAGTTTCAAAACTCAATGACACCATTCCGGGTTTAAACAATGTTAAAGATGTTGAGGAATTTGTAAATTCTTATTCTGATGTAAAATATGATAATTCATTTTGGAGAGCCGCACAATTACCAGCTGTTGCAAAAGACACGTTAATGAAGTTGAGTGTCGGTGATTATTTTGGCCCTTATAAAGAAGGTGAATATTATAATTTATCTAAGGTTATTGCAACGAAGCAATTACCAGACTCAGTGAAAGTACGTCATATCTTAATTCCTTTTGCTGGTGGACAAAGAGCAGATGCATCTATTACTAAAACACCAGAACAAGCAAAAACTACTGCAGATAGTATTTTAGCTCAAATTAACAGTGGAAAGCGATTTATGGACTTATTAGAATTATCTTCTGATAAAGTAAGTAATGAAAGTGATGGTGAAATAGAGTTTGCATACAATGCAGGTATGGCACCAGAGTTTAAAGCTTTTTCTTTCGATAATAAAATAGGTGATGTTGATGTAGTTGGTACATCTTTTGGTTATCATGTTATCGAAATATTAGAACAAAAGAGTTTTAGTAAAACAGTGCAATTGGCAACTATAGCTGATAAAATTGAGCCATCAGACCAAACCTTAAGTGATGTATTCAATAAAATGTCTAAATTCGAAATAGCTGCTAAAGATGCTGATTTCAATGAATTGGCACAAGAGCGTGAATTAACAGTAAAGCCAATTACATTTAAAGAATTGGACGAGAATATACCAGGTTTAGGAAGTCAAAGAGAAGTAGTACGTTGGTCATTTGATGATGATACTGATGTTGGTGATTACAAAAATTTTGCAATATCTAATTTTGGGTTTATTGTAGCTAAAGTAATCGAGAAAAAAGAAGAAGGGCTAATGAGTGTTGAAGATGCTTCTATAACAGCTATACCAGAAATAAGAAAAGAGAAGAAGGCGAAAATGATTCGTGATAAGATTTCTGCGACAACCTTAGCAGATATATCTAAAAATCAAGGGCAAGGTACAAGAACCGCATCTGCAGTAACTTTAAAGAATACAACTTTATCTGGTGCAGGTGTTGAGCCTAAAGTAGTGGGAGCTGTGTTTGGATTAGCTGAAGGGGCAACGTCTAAACCAATTGACGGTGATAAAGGTGTTTATGTTGTTGAGGTGACAAAAATCAACGAAGCGACTAAACTAGATAACTATTCTGCAATAATGAGTAGATTAAGCACTGAGCGAAGAAATGCAGTACAAACTAAAGTGTACCAAGCATTAGAGAAGGCTGCTGATATTGAAGATAACAGAGCAAAGACAGTTTATTAA
- a CDS encoding GYDIA family GHMP kinase, translating to MGTFRSNGKLLLTGEYVVLDGAKALAIPTKYGQSLNIETNNLNTIVWKSHNELNQLWFEDEFLITKASNSLSLKAKNFTDISKRLIQILKATYGLNPEFLNTKQGYTITTHQDFNRLWGLGTSSTLINNIADWAKVDAYKLLEKTFKGSGYDIACAQNNTPISYQLRYSQKPLVEAKEFNPSFKSQLYFVYLNQKQNSRDGISAYKKNAKITNETLGEINMITEAMTTCNSLSEFEKLINSHENIISNLIQQETIKSRLFKDHNGSIKSLGAWGGDFVLVTSEDNPTSYFNSKGFDIVIPYSEMVLN from the coding sequence TTGGGAACATTTAGAAGTAACGGTAAATTATTACTTACAGGAGAATATGTAGTCTTAGATGGTGCAAAAGCATTAGCTATCCCAACAAAATATGGGCAGAGTTTAAACATTGAAACTAATAATTTAAATACCATTGTCTGGAAAAGTCATAATGAATTAAATCAACTTTGGTTTGAAGATGAATTCTTAATAACTAAAGCTTCAAATAGTTTAAGCCTAAAAGCAAAAAACTTTACAGATATTTCTAAAAGATTAATTCAAATCTTAAAAGCAACATATGGTTTGAATCCCGAATTTTTAAATACTAAACAAGGTTATACAATTACAACTCACCAAGATTTTAATCGACTTTGGGGTTTGGGCACCTCATCAACACTTATCAATAACATTGCAGATTGGGCAAAAGTAGATGCATACAAGCTCTTAGAAAAAACATTTAAAGGTAGTGGTTATGATATTGCATGTGCTCAAAACAATACACCAATATCATATCAATTAAGATATAGTCAGAAACCATTAGTCGAAGCTAAAGAGTTTAATCCTAGTTTTAAATCACAACTTTACTTTGTATATCTTAATCAAAAACAAAATAGTAGAGATGGCATTTCAGCCTATAAAAAGAACGCTAAAATTACCAATGAAACTTTAGGCGAAATTAATATGATTACAGAGGCTATGACAACTTGTAATTCACTTTCTGAATTTGAAAAGCTTATTAACTCACATGAAAATATAATCTCCAATTTAATTCAACAAGAAACTATTAAGTCGCGACTTTTCAAGGATCATAATGGATCCATTAAAAGTTTAGGTGCTTGGGGCGGAGATTTTGTTTTAGTAACATCTGAAGATAACCCAACATCTTATTTTAATTCAAAAGGTTTTGATATTGTTATTCCGTATTCGGAAATGGTTCTAAACTAA